In a single window of the Silvimonas iriomotensis genome:
- a CDS encoding glutathione S-transferase N-terminal domain-containing protein — MTDLSAFPINQKWPAQNPDVLQLYSLPTPNGVKISIMLEETGLAYEPHLVRFDTNDQMSPEFLSLNPNNKIPAILDPHGPGDKPLPLFESGAILIYLAEKTGKLLPADPAARYQTIQWVMFQMGGIGPMFGQVGFFHKFAGKEFEDKRPRDRYVAESRRLLSVLDQHLAGRDWIMGEDYTIADIATWPWVNNLLNFYEAGDLVGINDFANVKRVLKAFVERPAVTRGLSIPKRG; from the coding sequence ATGACCGATCTGTCTGCATTCCCGATCAACCAGAAATGGCCCGCGCAAAACCCGGACGTGCTGCAGCTGTATTCGCTGCCTACGCCCAACGGCGTGAAGATATCGATAATGCTGGAAGAAACCGGCCTGGCTTACGAGCCGCATCTGGTGCGCTTTGACACCAATGACCAGATGTCGCCAGAGTTTCTGTCGCTCAACCCCAACAACAAGATTCCGGCCATCCTTGACCCGCACGGCCCTGGCGACAAGCCGCTGCCACTGTTTGAATCGGGCGCCATCCTGATTTATCTGGCAGAAAAAACCGGCAAATTGCTGCCTGCAGACCCGGCCGCCCGCTATCAGACCATTCAGTGGGTCATGTTCCAGATGGGCGGCATCGGCCCGATGTTTGGCCAGGTGGGGTTCTTCCATAAATTTGCCGGCAAAGAATTTGAAGACAAGCGCCCGCGTGATCGTTACGTGGCCGAGTCTCGCCGTTTGCTGAGCGTGCTGGATCAACACCTGGCCGGCCGCGACTGGATCATGGGCGAGGATTACACCATCGCTGACATCGCCACCTGGCCGTGGGTGAACAACCTGCTCAACTTCTATGAGGCCGGTGATCTGGTAGGTATCAACGACTTTGCCAACGTCAAACGCGTGCTCAAAGCCTTTGTGGAGCGCCCGGCCGTGACGCGCGGTTTGTCCATTCCCAAGCGCGGCTAA